One genomic window of Punica granatum isolate Tunisia-2019 chromosome 1, ASM765513v2, whole genome shotgun sequence includes the following:
- the LOC116193017 gene encoding phospholipase A1-Ibeta2, chloroplastic: protein MAMRTVLPGNSLSMFQARSASFKCRNMSPLNPSTAKSAVKPITATTISTRKHLSNLEKLLRNQPLLAAQEPQPANDEGSSDGLDAARAGGILHGLNLGRIWPEMKAAEEMSPRNFNRLQRLLSMTPQYSPRNDLGSRWREYHGSRDWAGLLDPLDENLRREVVRYGELIQAAYHAFHSNPEMPTDSAPGPQHVAVPDKCYKVTKSLYATSSIGLPKLVNDVAPGWMTQKSSWIGYVAVCDDKREIQRMGRRDIVIALRGTATCLEWAENMRAQLVQIPGIDDENNLKTSDNRSQPKVECGFLSLHKTQGTNVPSLAESVIEEVRRLVEMYKGESLSITVTGHSLGAALSVLVADDLSVRIPDAPPIAVFSFGGPRVGNRDFADRVTARNVKVMRIVNDQDLITRVPGVFLGEDLEQKLKDTGVMNGIFGDYCHVGTELRVDTRMSPYLKPSADMACCHDLEAYLHLVDGFSASNCPFRANAKRSLVKLLNEQRSNMKKLYTSKAKALRPLTLNLETAEGHYRQYPLPSCLPSPS from the coding sequence ATGGCGATGCGAACGGTTCTTCCGGGTAACAGTCTTTCGATGTTCCAGGCTCGGTCTGCTAGCTTCAAGTGCCGGAACATGTCCCCGCTGAACCCTTCAACCGCAAAATCTGCAGTGAAACCGATCACTGCCACGACCATTTCAACTAGGAAACATCTCTCCAACCTCGAGAAGCTCCTCCGGAACCAGCCCCTGCTGGCTGCTCAGGAGCCGCAGCCCGCCAATGATGAGGGCTCATCTGATGGTCTGGATGCAGCCCGGGCTGGAGGGATCCTGCACGGCTTGAACTTGGGTCGGATATGGCCTGAGATGAAGGCAGCCGAAGAGATGTCCCCTAGGAACTTTAACCGGCTCCAGCGGCTCCTTTCTATGACTCCCCAGTATTCCCCAAGGAACGACCTTGGAAGCCGGTGGCGGGAGTATCACGGGAGCCGGGACTGGGCCGGACTGTTGGACCCGCTcgatgagaaccttcggcggGAGGTGGTGAGGTACGGGGAGCTCATACAGGCAGCCTACCACGCGTTCCACTCAAACCCCGAGATGCCGACTGATTCTGCTCCGGGACCGCAGCATGTGGCGGTCCCGGATAAGTGCTATAAAGTGACTAAGAGCCTGTATGCAACATCATCCATCGGCCTGCCCAAATTGGTCAACGACGTGGCTCCGGGATGGATGACTCAGAAGTCTAGCTGGATAGGATACGTGGCAGTATGTGACGACAAGAGGGAGATCCAGCGGATGGGACGCAGGGACATCGTGATCGCCCTCCGCGGAACAGCTACGTGCCTTGAGTGGGCCGAGAACATGCGCGCCCAGCTCGTTCAAATCCCAGGAATTGATGATGAGAACAATCTTAAAACTAGTGACAATAGATCACAGCCTAAGGTGGAATGCGGGTTCCTGAGCTTACACAAGACCCAGGGGACCAACGTGCCGAGCCTGGCTGAGTCCGTGATAGAGGAGGTGCGGCGGCTGGTTGAAATGTATAAAGGGGAATCCCTCAGCATCACCGTCACAGGCCACAGCCTCGGTGCGGCATTGTCCGTGCTAGTTGCAGATGACCTAAGCGTGCGCATTCCCGATGCCCCGCCAATCGCGGTGTTCTCTTTCGGGGGCCCACGCGTTGGCAACAGGGATTTCGCAGACCGAGTCACCGCAAGGAACGTCAAGGTCATGAGGATCGTGAACGATCAAGACCTCATCACCCGAGTTCCGGGGGTATTCCTAGGCGAGGATCTGGAGCAGAAGCTCAAGGACACTGGGGTGATGAATGGCATCTTCGGGGACTACTGCCATGTCGGGACAGAGCTACGTGTGGACACAAGGATGTCCCCGTACCTGAAGCCAAGCGCCGACATGGCGTGCTGCCACGACTTGGAGGCGTACTTGCACCTGGTCGATGGCTTCTCAGCATCGAACTGTCCATTCAGGGCAAACGCAAAGAGGAGTCTGGTGAAACTGCTGAATGAACAGAGGTCCAACATGAAGAAACTCTATACGAGCAAGGCAAAGGCCTTGAGACCCTTGACTCTGAATCTCGAGACGGCGGAAGGACATTATCGACAGTACCCATTGCCTAGTTGTTTGCCTAGTCCATCTTAA
- the LOC116190958 gene encoding uncharacterized protein LOC116190958 — MTLRSVFNAGELTAEFESSGVNQHFIPPIWRHVIQNPNCEWGDIQSLPSAAYGVLRTKFKPMTSSLHSAIDSSDEVTTKLLIKLQNGAFVEAVIMRYDTRLGKYAGKPRPGGPRSTLCISSQVGCKMGCKFCATGSMGFKNNLTSGEIVEQLVHASRITPIRNVVFMGMGEPLNNYNALVEAVRVMTRSPFQLSLRRITVSTVGIVHAINKLHNDLPGLNLAVSLHAPVQEIRCQIMPAARAFPLEKLMNALQVYQNNSKQKIFIEYIMLDGVNDEELHAHQLGKLLDTFEVVVNLIPFNPIGNMSQFRTSSDEKVLRFQKILRGSYNIRTTVRKQMGQDISGACGQLVVNVSGKRSPVSADVPTDIEDICI, encoded by the exons ATGACTCTTCGGTCGGTCTTCAACGCCGGCGAGCTCACCGCCGAGTTCGAGAGCTCCGGCGTCAATCAGCACTTCATCCCTCCTATCTGGAG GCACGTGATTCAAAACCCAAACTGCGAATGGGGTGACATACAGTCGCTGCCGTCGGCGGCGTACGGGGTGCTCCGGACAAAGTTCAAGCCCATGACCTCCTCCCTTCACTCTGCTATCGACTCCAGTGACGAGGTCACCACGAAGCTCCTCATCAAATTGCAG AATGGAGCTTTTGTGGAAGCTGTGATAATGAGGTATGACACTCGCCTTGGGAAATATGCCGGGAAACCCCGACCAGGGGGTCCAAGATCCACATTATGTATATCGTCTCAG GTTGGTTGCAAGATGGGATGCAAATTTTGTGCGACAGGAAGCATGGGTTTCAAGAACAATTTAACATCGGGAGAGATCGTGGAACAGTTGGTTCACGCTTCTCGTATAACGCCCATACGCAATGTTGTGTTCATG GGGATGGGCGAGCCTTTAAATAACTATAATGCCTTAGTGGAAGCAGTCCGGGTGATGACCAGATCACCATTTCAGCTGTCACTTAGGAGAATTACTGTATCGACG GTTGGCATTGTTCATGCTATCAACAAACTTCATAATGATTTACCTGGGTTGAACTTAGCTGTGTCGCTGCATGCACCAGTGCAAGAGATCCGATGCCAGATAATGCCTGCAGCTCGTGCTTTCCCTCTCGAGAAACTTATGAACGCGTTGCAAGTGTATCAAAATAACAg CAAGCAGAAAATTTTTATCGAGTATATAATGCTTGACGGGGTAAACGATGAGGAGCTGCATGCCCATCAATTGGGGAAGTTGCTGGATACATTTGAAGTG GTTGTGAACTTGATACCTTTCAATCCCATTGGTAACATGAGTCAGTTCAGAACTAGTAGTGACGAGAAAGTTTTGAGGTTCCAAAAGATCCTCCGGGGTAGCTATAACATCAGGACAACAGTTCGTAAGCAAATGGGTCAGGATATAAGTGGGGCCTGTGGACAGTTGGTCGTTAATGTTTCAGGAAAGAGGTCCCCTGTGAGTGCGGACGTGCCAACTGACATTGAAGATATCTGTATCTGA